The Medicago truncatula cultivar Jemalong A17 chromosome 7, MtrunA17r5.0-ANR, whole genome shotgun sequence genome includes the window AAAATGGTTTATATCACAAGAAATTTAAGTCAACATACATGAAttcaaataaattcaaacaagtAAATCAACATGTAGAAACTCAGTTTCAACAAATTGAAGCCAAACTTTCAACATAATCCTTGGCATCACACCATGTATATCCACTAGATTTCTCTACTctattttctctcaaattataGAGAATTACATCATTTCCTCCAAAGCATAGTAATATCAGTGTATGTCCATTCTCAGAAAGACATAATGGGAACAATTCACGATATCTCTGAAGATTCTGACAACTGATTTTAAGGAATTGAGTCCAGGATTGTTCAACTCCAAATTCCGTCATCTGCCATACAACAAAATAAGTTCTCTTGAGCATGTGAGAAAAACAAAGGCGGTCCCTTAATACAGCAAGACTTTGTTGAACAACTGGCACTTCATCAACCTCACGAGGGGGCAGCAAGCGCGTGTATATCTCGGTACTAAGATCAAGGGAGATAATCATAAGTTGTTCAACAGTAAAATCCTTCTCACTATACTTAAAACTCTTATTCGGATTGGAAAACCAGTAAACAGTGCCATTCAAATACACACCTTCATTAAACATAATGCCAAGATaaataacaacatgaaaacTAATATTTCTCCAAACATTATCACGTAAACTACAAACCTTCACCTCTTTGGAAGAAAAGGCCACCACCTTGTAAGTGTCAGTTGAATTATCATAACCAAATGTGAACCTaagcagtggcggatcttgagttaAATTGTTGGGGGTGCCAAAcatatatgaaatatatattaaatggttTCAAgaaatatcaattatttataaCTGTTCTAGTGGTATGAATTGATTCAAAGTAGCAATGGAACAGGGGTTCGAATCCCCTCAGCCGAATTCTAATGATAAAATACAACTAATATTGTGTATAAGGAAAACTTGGGGGATGCTGTGGCCCCCGCCGGTCCCTTAGAAGATCCGCCACTGAACCTAAGCCTGGCACTTACAAGCTTTCGGGGTCGGTGAAAAGATCCTAATCTTTCAGATATTTTCCTAGTGGCTGGGTTCCAGATATGGAACCAGTAGTTTTGATATTCAGTTGTGTTAGAACTACCAAACAAACATAGCAATCCATTACATGAACCAACCATTCGGGTGAAATTATTAAACTCGAGTGTTTGTAACAGTCGCTGTCGACGGTGATCAATGAGGGGTTTTCTAGTAGACGATTCAGTGGAAAAGTTACGACACTGGAAACTGAACGTGCTGCAACATAGCTGGTGTGGTGAGTTAAAAACTAGGGTTTTTCCTGGCACAAGGGTTTTTGATCTCTCAGCGTACCTTTTTATATCCGAAGCAGAATAGTTTTTATTAGGGAAtatcctaacaaaaaaaataagtttactttgttaaaaagaaatatttttaggGATTATTCCTGCTTAGTATCAATTTTTTCTAGGTTTGAGTTTGGTGATGAAGAtgataaagagagagagaaatcaaattaatttttttttttagtttatttcatttaattatttaattgggttaaataagtaaatggtcCCCTTAAATATACCAACGTTTGATTTTAATCcccctaaaatattttttaggcttttggttcctctaaaattttcatcTATGAAATTAGTCCCTCTCTAATGTATAAATAATCCccctatttaattttttttttctattttttaaataactaatgacatttttttaaataatataattaatgagaaaaataaagttaattacACACTCAGCGTGTCACGTCGAAGATTTTATCCAATCACATGATATCAGGGTCCAAAATCAACGAATCTTCATATTATAAGGTTGGAATCTTCTTTTTTGTAGGTGGTAAACCAGAAATCGCTCggggtaaacatatattaaccgttttaataaattttggcGGTGACTTCTTTGTTTTCAAGTAACCCTCAAA containing:
- the LOC120576966 gene encoding F-box/kelch-repeat protein At3g23880; this translates as MFGTPNNLTQDPPLLRFTFGYDNSTDTYKVVAFSSKEVKVCSLRDNVWRNISFHVVIYLGIMFNEGVYLNGTVYWFSNPNKSFKYSEKDFTVEQLMIISLDLSTEIYTRLLPPREVDEVPVVQQSLAVLRDRLCFSHMLKRTYFVVWQMTEFGVEQSWTQFLKISCQNLQRYRELFPLCLSENGHTLILLCFGGNDVILYNLRENRVEKSSGYTWCDAKDYVESLASIC